The Streptomyces sp. NBC_00335 DNA window CGCCAGCACCCGTAGCCCGGGGAACTCCCGCGCCGCGTCCACGGCGGCCGCCATGATGCCCGTACCGCCCATGGAGTGCACGGTCACCACGGACACGCCCAGCGCGCCCGCGGCGCGCACGGCGCCGGCCACGGAGTTCGGGATCTCGAAGAGCTTCAGGTCGAGGAAGACCTCGTGGCCCTGCCCGACGAGCCCGCGGACGAGGTCGGGCCCGGCGGCGGTCAGCAGCTCCAGCCCGACCTTGTAGAACCCGCAGGCGCCACCGAGGCGTGCCACCAGGGCCTCGGCGGCGTCGAGGTCGCCGAAGTCGAGGGCGACGATGATCCGGGGGTCGGCGGTGTCGTTCACCCCGCCAGTGTGAGGGGCGGCTACGGCAGCTCGATGCCCAGGTCCCAGCCGTCGTGGGCGTGGGTGCACAGGCAGGCGCGGGACCCGGTCGGGGGCAGGGCGGCCACGGCGTCGAAGAGGACCTCGCGCAGGCGCCCGACGTTCTCGCCGAAGACCTTGAGGACCTCCGTGTGGGAGACCCCTTCGCCCGTCTCCGCGCCCGCGTCCAGGTCCGTGACCAGCGCCATCGAGGTGTAGCAGAGCCCCAGCTCGCGCGCGAGGACCGCCTCGGGGTGGCCCGTCATGCCGACCACCGACCAGCCGGCCGCGGCGTGCCAGCGGGACTCGGCGCGCGTGGAGAAGCGGGGCCCCTCGATGACGACCATGGTGCCGCCGTCGACCGGCTCCCACTCGCGCCCGCGCGCCGCGGCCAGCGCCACGGAGCGGCCCACCGGGCAGTACGGGTCGGCGAAGGTGGTGTGCACGACGTTGGGGACGGAGCCGTCCGGGAGCGGCTCGCCGTCGAAGAAGGTCTGGGCGCGGGACTTCGTACGGTCGACCAGCTGGTCGGGGACGAGCAGGGTGCCCGGGCCGTACTCGGAGCGCAGGCCGCCCACCGCGCAGGGACCGAGCACCTGGCGGACGCCCACGGAACGCAGCGCCCACAGGTTGGCCCGGTAGTTGATCTTGTGCGGCGGCACGGTGTGGCTGCGGCCGTGCCGGGGCAGGAAGGCCACGGTCCGGCCGGCGAGCTCGCCGAGGTAGAGGGAGTCGCTGGGGGGCCCGTAAGGCGTCTCCACCTGGATCTCGGAGACGTCCTCCAGGAAGGAGTAGAAGCCCGATCCGCCGATGACACCGATCTCTGCATTCACCATGCGGACCACCCTAACGGGGCACGCCCGAGGCCCCGCTGTCCCATGGGGACGGCAGGGCCTCGGATGAAGCTATGCAGCTGGTGAAGCCTTGGAGCGCGTCAGGCGGCCGACGAGCTCGACGACGACGAGGAGGTCGAGGTCGAGGACGACGAAGCCGTCGAGGACGAGGACGACGAAGCGGCCGGGGCGGTGGCCGGCGTCGACGCGGGCTTCGAGGCAGGGGTGCTGCTCGACGAAGCGCCGCGGCTGTCGTTCCGGTAGAAACCGGATCCCTTGAAGACGATGCCGACCGCGGAGAACACCTTCTTCAGGCGTCCGTCACAGCTCGGGCACACGGTCAGCGCGTCATCGGTGAACTTCTGCACGGCCTCAAGGCCCTCACCGCACTCGGTGCACTGGTACTGGTAGGTCGGCACGAATTTCCTCCTGGCACTCTCACTCAATGAGTGCTAACGACGCTCCATGGTGACGTATTCCGGCGGATCAGTCCACCGTCACCGGCACGCGGTGACCCAGACCACGCTCGTTCACGCCCGCGGCGGGTGCCGCGGAGGTGGCCGAGGCGGCCGGCTTGGACGAGCTGACGATCCGACTCGGGGCCTTCGGGGCCAGCTTCGCACGCAGGGCCAGCAGGATGGCCAGAGCGAGCGCGGTGGCCACCATCGGCACGAGGAACCCGTACGAGGACCCGTGCGCGTCCGTCAGGCGGCCGGCCAGGGTCACGGCGCCGGCCTGCCCGAAGGCGACGCCGCCGGTGAGCCAGGTGAAGGCCTCGGTCCGCGAGGTGGCCGGGATCAGCTTCTCGATCATGGTGTAGCCGGTGATCAGCGCGGGGGCGATGCACAGGCCGACGACCAGGCCGAGCGCGCCGAGCAGGATCATCGAGTTCGCGGCCCACAGGACCGAGGCGGCCGCGGTGAGGCCGATGTAGCCGAGGATCAGGCGGCGGCGCGGGCCGATCTTCCAGGCGATCGCGCCGCAGGCGATGCCGGCGATCATGTTGCCCGCGGCGAAGACGCCGTAGAGCAGACCGTTGGCGCCCGGGTTGCCGATCTCCTCGGAGAAGGCGGCGAGCGAGACCTGCATGCCGCCGAAGACGGCGCCGATGCCGATGAAGGCGACGATCAGGACGCGCAGTCCGTGGAAGGACAGGGCCGGAGCGTGCTTCTCACCGTGCGCCGGGCGGGCGACGGGCTTGGGCTGCGTGGCGCGCTGGGCGGCGAAGAGCAGGCCGCCGATCAGGGTCAGCGCGGCCTCGGTGACCAGGCCGGCCGCCGGGTTGATGCCGGTGCACAGCGCGGTGGCGAGCACCGGGCCGACGACGAAGGTGAACTCGTCGGTGACGGACTCGAACGCGGCGGCCGTCGGCAGCAGCGGGGAGCCTTCGAGCTTGGCCGCCCAGCGGGACCGGACCATGGGTCCGACCTGCGGGACGGATGCACCGGCGGGGACGGCCGCCAGTGCGAGCGCCCAGACGGGCGCGCCCAGCAGCGCGAACGCCACCAGGGAGCTGACGGCGGTGGCGTGCACGAGGGCCACCGGGACCAGGACGGCGCTCTGGCCGTGGCGGTCGATGAGCTTGCCCATGACCGGGGCGAACACGGCCATGGAGATACCGGTGAAGGCGGCGACGATGCCGGCGCTGCCGTAGGAACCGGTGGTGTGCTGGACGAGCAGCAGGATGCTGATCGTCAGCATGCCGAAGGGGAGTCGCGCGGCGAATCCCGGGAGAACGAAGCCGAGGGCGCCGGGCGTGCGCAGGAGCTGCCCGTAGCCGGGTCGGCTGGACTTGGCGGACTTGTCGGTCGTGACCGCGGATGTCACGGCCTGGCCTTTCCGCTGCCTGGTAGAACTCCCCGTCTGCGGACGATGCGGCGCCTTGTGAGCGATCGCACCCGTACATGTGGGAGACCCGAGAGCTGTCCTCTTGCGCAAAACCGAGTGATACCTGGGCGCCCACTGCGGGAGGGTGCCACGGCCGCTTTGCGGTCGCGCCAGCTCTGCGTCAGGCAGAGTTGGTTCGATGTGTTGTTCCTTAATCGTACAGGCAGATCGACCGATACGCCCTGTGATTCGGGCGACAGGGCGTATCTTCACCTGCGATTAACTGGAACTTCGCATTCAGACCCCACGTAAACAGGGGTGAATCCGGGCAAAAGTCGTCGAAAATGCAGAATTAGAGCGCCGCTCTAACCCTTCCCGGAGCGCTTGCCAGGGCCCTTGCCGGTGCTCTTGCCCGTGCCCTTGCCGGTGCTTTTGGCCTTCCCGGCCGCGCCCACGGCGCCGTCCCCGCCGGTCCCCAGCCAGCCCGCCAGCTTGCCGCCCCGGGCCACCGCCCGCAGCCGCGCCTCCGCCGCGTCCCGCACCGGGTCCGTGGCCACCACCAGCAGCTCGTCCCCGCGCCGCAGCACGGTCGACGGCGCCGGTACGAAGCTGCGCGCGTCCCGTACGACCAGCGTGACGGAAGCCCCGGGCGGCAGCCGAAGCTCGCTCACCTCGACGCCGTGCATCCGCGAGGCGGGCGGGATCGCGAAGGACAGCAGGTGTCCGCGCAGCTTTTCCAGCGGCGCCGACTCGATCCCCAGGTCGGAGGCGGCCTCGTCGTTGTTGCCCAGCTTCAGCTTGCGCGCGAGCCAGGGCAGGGTCGGGCCCTGGACCAGGGTGTAGACGACGACCAGGACGAAGACGATGTTGAAGACCCGCTCGCTGCCCTCGATCCCGGACACCATGGGGATGGTCGCCAGGATGATGGGCACGGCCCCGCGCAGGCCCGCCCAGGACATGAGCGCCTGCTCCTGCCAGGGCAGCCGGAAGGGCAGCAGCGAGACGAAGACCTCCAGCGGCCGGGCCACCATCGTCAGCACCAGCCCGATGATCACCGCCGGCCAGAAGTCGTGGACCAGCTCGTGCGGGGTGACCAGCAGGCCGAGCAGGACGAACATGCCGATCTGGGCGATCCATCCGAGCCCGTCCGCGAAACCCCGGGTGGCGGGCCAGTGGGGGAGCTTCGCGTTCCCGAGCACCATCGCCGCCAGGTACACCGCGAGGAAGCCGGAGCCGTGGGCCATCGCGCCGGCCGCGTACGCGGTGATCGCGATGGCCATCACGGCGATCGGGTAGAGGCCCGAGGCGGGCAGTGCCACGTGCCGCAGCCCGTACGAGCCCAGGAAGCCCACGGCCAGGCCGATGGCGACGCCGATCGCCAGTTCCAGCGCGATCTTGCCGAGGAGGACGTACCACTGGTCGACCGGCCCGACGGTCGCGAAGGCCACGACCAGGATGACCACGGGGGCGTCGTTGAAGCCGGACTCGGCCTCCAGCACACCCGTGATCCGGGAGGGGAGCGGGACCTTGCGCAGGACCGAGAAGACGGCCGCCGCGTCGGTCGAGGAGACGACCGCGCCGATCAGCAGGGCTTGCCGCCATTCGAGGCCGACCAGGTAGTGCGCGCCCGCCGCGGTCACGCTCACGCTGACGGCGACGCCGACCAGCGACAGCACGATCGCGGCCGGCAGGGCCGGCTTGATCTCTTTCCACTTCGTACCCAGACCGCCCTCGGCGAGGATCACCACGAGGGCCGCATAGCCGATCACCTGGGTCAGCTCGGCGTTGTCGAATACGACGTTGCCGATGCCGTCCTGGCCTATCGCGATGCCTATGCCGAGGTAAATGAGCAGGCTGGGGAGTCCGCTGCGCGAAGAGACGCGCACCGCCGCCACGGCGACGAGCAGCACGAGCGAGCAGACCAGCATGAGCTCATTGAGCGTGTGGACAGTCAGCGGGCGGCCCTTTCCTCGATGTGCCAGGCGACGGCGGAACGGCGGACGTCGGACTGACGGATCGTTCCGGCGCGAGCACGGTCGGCAAGTACTTCGTTACCTTACCTAATCTTTGGCTCGCCCTTTACTCATTAGCCACATTGTGAAACGGCTGCGGGGCCCTGTCCTCATGACCCCTCGTCACGAGCCGCGGCAGGGGGCGGGGCAGGGGGGCGGACCACGAGCCCGACCCCTGGCGGATCACCCCGGGCGGTCCTGCGCCTATGGTTGCTCCCAGCACTCCCAGGACCACCCTGCCCCTCTAAGGACAGCGATGCCCGCCAACGAAACCGCCCCTTCCGTCAAGAAGAAGGGACGACGCGCCCGTCTGATCGTGCTCGTCCTGGTACTGGCGCTCTTCGCTGGCCTCGGGTACGGGGCGTACTGGAGCGTGGACAGCGTGCGGGCCTCGTTCCCGCAGACCACCGGCTCCCTCAAGGTGCCCGGCCTGACCGGGACCGTCGACGTCAAGCGCGACGCCAACGGAATCCCCCAGCTGTACGCCGACTCCGACGAGGACCTCTTCCGCGCGCAGGGCTTCGTCCACGCGCAGGACCGGTTCTGGGAGATGGACGTACGCCGCCACATGACCTCCGGGCGGCTCTCCGAGATGTTCGGCGCCGGCCAGGTCGAGACGGACGCCTTCCTGCGCACGCTCGGCTGGCGCCAGGTCGCGCAGCAGGAGTACGACACCAAGCTGGCGCCCGAAACGAAGAAGTACCTCCAGGCCTACGCCGACGGGGTCAACGCGTACCTGAAGGGGAAGTCCGGCAAGGACCTCTCCGTCGAGCACGCCGCCCTCAAGCTCAGCGACGCCTACGCGCCCGAGCAGTGGACCCCGGTCGACTCGGTGGCCTGGCTCAAGGCGATGGCCTGGGACCTGCGCGGCAACATGCAGGACGAGATCGACCGCGCGCTGATGACGGGCAAGCTCTCGCAGGCGCAGATCGACGAGCTCTACCCGCCGTACCCCTTCGACCGGAACCGTCCGATCGTCGAGGGCGGCACCGTCAAGGGCGGGAAGTACGCCCCCGCGGCCGGTCCCGGCTCCGGCAGCCCCGTGAGCTCCGGCGGGCGCGGAAGCACCACCGGCTCCCAGGTCTCCACCCAGACCGCCGGCGAGACCGGCCTGGCCGGCAACGCCACCGCCCAGGGCGCCACCGTGGGCCTGCGCACCTCGCTGAGCGCGCTGGCCGACACCCTCGACACGATCCCCGCGATCCTCGGCCCCGCCGGCAGCGGCATCGGCTCGAACTCCTGGGTCGTGGCGGGCAGGTACACGACCACCGGCAAGCCGCTGCTCGCGAACGACCCGCACCTCTCGCCGCAGCTGCCCTCGGTCTGGTACCAGATGGGCCTGCACTGCCGGGCGGCCTCGGCCTCGTGCAAGTACGACGTGGCCGGCTACACCTTCTCCGGCATGCCGGGCGTGATCATCGGCCACAACGCCGACATCGCCTGGGGCATGACCAACCTCGGCGCCGACGTGACCGACCTCTTCCTGGAGCAGGTCAAGCCCGAGGGCTACGTCTACGACAACAAGGTGCTCCCCTTCGCCACCCGCGAAGAGGTCATCAAGATCGCCGGCGGCGGTGAGAAGAAGATCACCGTCCGGTCCACCAACAACGGCCCGCTGATCTCCGACCGCAGCGACGAGATCTCCACGGTCGGCGCCCGCGCCCCCGTGAGCAGCGCCGCCCCGGACCGCGGCAACGGCTACGGGGTCTCCCTGCGGTGGACCGCGCTGGACCCCGGCAAGTCGATGGACGCCGTCTTCTCGATCAACCGGGCCAAGAACTTCCAGGAGTTCCGTGCGGCGGCCCGCGACTTCGAGGTCCCCTCGCAGAACCTGATCTACGCGGACAACAAGGGGGCCACGGGCAACATCGGCTACCAGGCCCCCGGCCGCATCCCGATCCGCGGCGCCGGCGCGGACGGCAGGATGCCGACCCCGGGCTGGGACTCCAAGTACGCCTGGAAGGGCGGCAAGGACGGCAGCGCCGGCTACGTCCCGCAGGACGAGATGCCGTGGGTGTACAACCCCGACCGCGGCTTCATCGTGACCGCCAACCAGGCCGTCACCGAGAGCGGCACCGGCGCGGGCAAGTACCCGTACCTGCTGACCACCGACTGGGGCTACGGCGCCCGCAGTCAGCGGATCAACGACCTCATCGAGGCGAAGATCAAGGACAGCGGGAAGATCTCCACCGACGACATGCGCACCATGCAGATGGACAACAGCAGCGAGATCGCCGCGCTGCTGACCCCGATGCTGGCCAAG harbors:
- a CDS encoding penicillin acylase family protein, whose translation is MPANETAPSVKKKGRRARLIVLVLVLALFAGLGYGAYWSVDSVRASFPQTTGSLKVPGLTGTVDVKRDANGIPQLYADSDEDLFRAQGFVHAQDRFWEMDVRRHMTSGRLSEMFGAGQVETDAFLRTLGWRQVAQQEYDTKLAPETKKYLQAYADGVNAYLKGKSGKDLSVEHAALKLSDAYAPEQWTPVDSVAWLKAMAWDLRGNMQDEIDRALMTGKLSQAQIDELYPPYPFDRNRPIVEGGTVKGGKYAPAAGPGSGSPVSSGGRGSTTGSQVSTQTAGETGLAGNATAQGATVGLRTSLSALADTLDTIPAILGPAGSGIGSNSWVVAGRYTTTGKPLLANDPHLSPQLPSVWYQMGLHCRAASASCKYDVAGYTFSGMPGVIIGHNADIAWGMTNLGADVTDLFLEQVKPEGYVYDNKVLPFATREEVIKIAGGGEKKITVRSTNNGPLISDRSDEISTVGARAPVSSAAPDRGNGYGVSLRWTALDPGKSMDAVFSINRAKNFQEFRAAARDFEVPSQNLIYADNKGATGNIGYQAPGRIPIRGAGADGRMPTPGWDSKYAWKGGKDGSAGYVPQDEMPWVYNPDRGFIVTANQAVTESGTGAGKYPYLLTTDWGYGARSQRINDLIEAKIKDSGKISTDDMRTMQMDNSSEIAALLTPMLAKINVSDPDVRSAQKLLEGWNYTQEPDSAAAAYFNAVWRNILKLAFGDKMPKELRVEGSCMNVPEQTTGPADDLAKMVRECGERASDSAQPDGGDRWFEVVRRLVKDEDSQWWKSPAVGRTVAATTNRDQLFARAMKDARWELTAKLGKDQSTWSWGRMHQLMLKNQTIGTEGPGYLQWLLNRGPWNLGGGEATVNATGWNASSGYGVTWVPSMRMVVNLADFDKSRWINLTGASGHAYHDHYTDQTKLWADGELLDWPFGKDAVGKATVDTLTLQPEGS
- the pyrF gene encoding orotidine-5'-phosphate decarboxylase is translated as MNDTADPRIIVALDFGDLDAAEALVARLGGACGFYKVGLELLTAAGPDLVRGLVGQGHEVFLDLKLFEIPNSVAGAVRAAGALGVSVVTVHSMGGTGIMAAAVDAAREFPGLRVLALTVVTSMSGSDLADIGIGTGTDEQVLRLARLAAEAGCDGVVGSPREAGALRKLLGPDRLIVTPGVTLPGGEPGGHARADTPWAAFAAGASHVVVGRSVTRAADPVAALRRIAVGR
- a CDS encoding S-methyl-5'-thioadenosine phosphorylase codes for the protein MVNAEIGVIGGSGFYSFLEDVSEIQVETPYGPPSDSLYLGELAGRTVAFLPRHGRSHTVPPHKINYRANLWALRSVGVRQVLGPCAVGGLRSEYGPGTLLVPDQLVDRTKSRAQTFFDGEPLPDGSVPNVVHTTFADPYCPVGRSVALAAARGREWEPVDGGTMVVIEGPRFSTRAESRWHAAAGWSVVGMTGHPEAVLARELGLCYTSMALVTDLDAGAETGEGVSHTEVLKVFGENVGRLREVLFDAVAALPPTGSRACLCTHAHDGWDLGIELP
- a CDS encoding MFS transporter encodes the protein MTSAVTTDKSAKSSRPGYGQLLRTPGALGFVLPGFAARLPFGMLTISILLLVQHTTGSYGSAGIVAAFTGISMAVFAPVMGKLIDRHGQSAVLVPVALVHATAVSSLVAFALLGAPVWALALAAVPAGASVPQVGPMVRSRWAAKLEGSPLLPTAAAFESVTDEFTFVVGPVLATALCTGINPAAGLVTEAALTLIGGLLFAAQRATQPKPVARPAHGEKHAPALSFHGLRVLIVAFIGIGAVFGGMQVSLAAFSEEIGNPGANGLLYGVFAAGNMIAGIACGAIAWKIGPRRRLILGYIGLTAAASVLWAANSMILLGALGLVVGLCIAPALITGYTMIEKLIPATSRTEAFTWLTGGVAFGQAGAVTLAGRLTDAHGSSYGFLVPMVATALALAILLALRAKLAPKAPSRIVSSSKPAASATSAAPAAGVNERGLGHRVPVTVD
- a CDS encoding potassium/proton antiporter; this translates as MLVCSLVLLVAVAAVRVSSRSGLPSLLIYLGIGIAIGQDGIGNVVFDNAELTQVIGYAALVVILAEGGLGTKWKEIKPALPAAIVLSLVGVAVSVSVTAAGAHYLVGLEWRQALLIGAVVSSTDAAAVFSVLRKVPLPSRITGVLEAESGFNDAPVVILVVAFATVGPVDQWYVLLGKIALELAIGVAIGLAVGFLGSYGLRHVALPASGLYPIAVMAIAITAYAAGAMAHGSGFLAVYLAAMVLGNAKLPHWPATRGFADGLGWIAQIGMFVLLGLLVTPHELVHDFWPAVIIGLVLTMVARPLEVFVSLLPFRLPWQEQALMSWAGLRGAVPIILATIPMVSGIEGSERVFNIVFVLVVVYTLVQGPTLPWLARKLKLGNNDEAASDLGIESAPLEKLRGHLLSFAIPPASRMHGVEVSELRLPPGASVTLVVRDARSFVPAPSTVLRRGDELLVVATDPVRDAAEARLRAVARGGKLAGWLGTGGDGAVGAAGKAKSTGKGTGKSTGKGPGKRSGKG
- a CDS encoding FmdB family zinc ribbon protein — protein: MPTYQYQCTECGEGLEAVQKFTDDALTVCPSCDGRLKKVFSAVGIVFKGSGFYRNDSRGASSSSTPASKPASTPATAPAASSSSSSTASSSSTSTSSSSSSSSAA